The DNA sequence GAACGCACTGTGGCAAAGGCTGTTTTCTGCCCTGTTAACCTGTTTGAAGAGTCCTCATGAGTGAAATTATTTATGGCATCCATGCGGTGAAAGCCCTGCTGGAGCGCGATCCACAACGTTTTTTGGATGTATTTACCCTAAAAGGGCGCGAAGATCGCCGCCTGATGCCGTTGATTGCCGAACTGGAGGCGAACGGTATTGCCGTACAGGTAGCCAATCGCCAATGGTTAGATGAGAAGGTGGAAGGGGCGGTGCATCAGGGGATTGTCGCGCGCGTCAGAGAGGGGCGGCAGTATCAGGAGAACGATTTACCGGGGCTGCTGGCCGGGCAGAATGCTCCGTTTTTATTGGTGCTTGATGGTGTCACCGATCCGCACAATCTTGGCGCTTGCCTGCGCAGTGCGGATGCCGCCGGTGTGCATGCGGTGATTGTGCCGCGCGATCGTTCAGCGCAGCTCAATGCGACGGCGAAAAAAGTGGCGTGTGGCGCAGCGGAAACCGTGCCGCTGATCCGGGTGACGAATCTGGCGCGCACACTCCGTTTTTTACAAGAACAGCAGATCTGGGTGGTGGGAACCGCCGGAGAAGCCGATCATTCCGTGTTCCAAAGTAAACTGACCGGCCCGCTGGCGCTGGTGATGGGCGCAGAAGGCGAGGGGATGCGGCGGTTGACCCGCGAGCATTGCGATGAGCTCATCAGTATTCCGATGGCAGGTAGCGTGTCATCGTTGAATGTCTCGGTGGCAACCGGCGTGTGCCTGTTTGAAGCGGTGCGTCAGCGTTTAGGCTAATGTGACGTTGAGGCCAACGTGACAATGTGAAACGTGACAATGTGAATGTGATAGCCTGCGCCCATTCGGGCTCAGGCTATTTTTTTACTCAGGCTTTTTTACTTAGGCTATCTTTTTGAACAGGCTGTTTTTTAAGCAAGCTGTTTTTTTTAAGAGAGTCGGTTAGGCATTTTGCATGCTAAGGCGCGGCAGTGTAGCGGGAGCCGACCCATTGCTGGCATGACGATGGGTATTTGTTGTAAGGCGAAATGCCGAAACCGCATGGGAGAGACGTTCTGCCTGCTGTTCCAGTGATGCGGCTGCGGCAGAGGATTGTTCGACCAGTACCGCATTTTGCTGCGTACTTTGATCCATTTCGACAATCGCGGAGCCTACCTGCGAAATCCCACGATGCTGTTCATCGGAAGCGACAGCAATTTCACCCATAATATCATGCACCTGAGTTACCGACAGAACGATGTCAGACATGGTTTTGCCCGCATTTTCGACCAGCGATGCGCCGTTATTAATTTGCGATACGGACGTAGCAATCAGGTTTTCAATTTCGGTGGCGGCTTGGGCGCTGCGCTGGGCGAGGTTGCGTACTTCCCCGGCAACCACGGCAAACCCTCGGCCTTGCTCGCCAGCCCGTGCCGCTTCAACGGCGGCGTTGAGCGCCAGGATGTTTGTCTGGAAGGCGATGCTGTTGATAACGGACGTGATTTCTGC is a window from the Dickeya lacustris genome containing:
- the rlmB gene encoding 23S rRNA (guanosine(2251)-2'-O)-methyltransferase RlmB, with translation MSEIIYGIHAVKALLERDPQRFLDVFTLKGREDRRLMPLIAELEANGIAVQVANRQWLDEKVEGAVHQGIVARVREGRQYQENDLPGLLAGQNAPFLLVLDGVTDPHNLGACLRSADAAGVHAVIVPRDRSAQLNATAKKVACGAAETVPLIRVTNLARTLRFLQEQQIWVVGTAGEADHSVFQSKLTGPLALVMGAEGEGMRRLTREHCDELISIPMAGSVSSLNVSVATGVCLFEAVRQRLG